A window from Salminus brasiliensis chromosome 7, fSalBra1.hap2, whole genome shotgun sequence encodes these proteins:
- the kalrnb gene encoding kalirin RhoGEF kinase b isoform X2 gives MDCFYPTGKENYPVGGSEVKSESVASLQPQASVSSLPTSSPGPKRSGTTGNTLKKWLTSPVRRLSHGKGDNANAKKPNNKQRKRDGRKSVDLGPQHEDSTEERGRRGANSGGEEEAEDEPHTPLPPPMEIIKDPSAQEEKTPEPGSFPAFGSVTASDQTPRDPETEKKNKALRGRMFVLNEMVQTEKDYVKDLGIVVEGFMRRVVEKGVPEDMTGKDKIVFGNIHQIYDWHKEFFMAELEKCLQDHDKLAELFIKHERRLHMYVIYCQNKPRSEFIVAEYDAYFEEIKQEVNSRMSISDYLIKPIQRITKYQLLLKDFLKYSTKAGLDCQEIEKAVELMFLVPKRCNDMMNLGRLQGYEGKLTAQGKLLQQDTFFVTEQDSGVLSRSKERRVFLFEQIVIFSELLRKGSSTPGYQFKKSIKVSYLSMEEHVDSDPCKFVLACRGSSERLTLQAANIDIKTEWMRSIRELLDLQSNFLTALQNPQEYQKKESGGSHSLSRQASSSSRSSSSHPSTPLKPASASNGSPVHKPSKQEEEELDEAECNGLSSVLVTQDYNAVKEDEICVVVGEKVQILASNQQNMCLVYRPANSQSPAAEGWVPGHVLSSTR, from the exons AAAACTATCCAGTAGGCGGCTCAGAGGTGAAGTCGGAGTCAGTGGCGTCTTTGCAGCCTCAGGCGTCTGTGAGCTCTCTTCCCACCAGCTCTCCTGGACCCAAACGCTCGGGAACCACCGGGAACACATTAAAGAAGTGGCTGACCAGCCCTGTCCGCCGCCTCAGCCACGGCAAAGGAGACAACGCCAACGccaaaaaacccaacaacaagCAGCGCAAACGGGACGGCCGCAAGAGCGTAGACCTGGGGCCTCAGCACGAGGACAGCACAGAGGAG AGAGGACGAAGAGGAGCGAACagcggaggagaggaggaagccGAAGACGAGCCACACACACCTCTGCCGCCGCCAATGGAGATCATCAAAGATCCCTCGGCTCAGGAGGAGAAG ACCCCTGAGCCTGGCTCTTTCCCAGCGTTTGGCAGTGTGACAGCATCTGATCAAACACCCCGAGACCCAGAAACAGAGAAGAAGAACAAAGCCTTGAGAGGCCGCAT GTTTGTGCTGAACGAGATGGTGCAGACGGAGAAGGACTATGTGAAAGATCTGGGTATAGTGGTGGAG GGTTTTATGAGGAGAGTTGTGGAGAAGGGTGTCCCAGAAGACATGACGGGAAAGGACAAGATTGTTTTTGGGAACATTCATCAAATCTACGACTGGCACAAAGA gttcttcatggctGAACTGGAGAAATGCTTGCAAGACCACGACAAACTGGCCGAGCTTTTCATCAAACAC GAGAGACGACTGCACATGTACGTGATCTACTGTCAGAACAAACCTCGCTCAGAGTTCATAGTGGCGGAGTACGATGCGTACTTTGAG GAAATAAAGCAGGAGGTCAATTCCCGAATGTCCATCAGTGATTACCTGATCAAACCCATTCAGCGCATCACCAAATATCAACTGCTACTCAAG gactTTTTGAAATACAGTACTAAGGCAGGATTGGACTGTCAGGAGATAGAG AAAGCTGTCGAACTGATGTTTCTGGTGCCCAAACGCTGCAACGATATGATGAACCTGGGCAGACTGCAGGGGTATGAG ggtaaACTGACGGCTCAAGGGAAGCTGCTTCAGCAGGACACGTTCTTCGTGACAGAGCAGGACTCAGGCGTTCTCTCCCGCAGTAAAGAGCGGCGGGTTTTCCTCTTCGAGCAGATCGTCATATTCAGTGAGCTTCTTCGCAAAGGATCCTCAACGCCTGGATACCAGTTCAAGAAGAGCATCAAG GTGAGCTATCTGAGCATGGAAGAGCATGTGGACAGTGACCCGTGTAAGTTCGTGCTGGCGTGCCGCGGTTCATCTGAGAGGCTAACGCTACAGGCTGCTAACATAGACATCAAGACGGAGTGGATGCGCAGTATACGGGAGCTGCTGGACCTGCAGAGCAACTTCCTCACAG CTCTGCAGAACCCGCAGGAGTATCAGAAGAAAGAGTCTGGAGGCTCTCACTCTCTGAGCCGCCAGGCGTCCAGCAGCAGCCGCTCCTCATCCTCACACCCGTCCACCCCACTTAAACCTGCCTCTGCCTCCAATGGAAGCCCCGTCCACAAACCCAGCAAGCAAGAGGAGGAG GAGCTGGACGAGGCGGAGTGTAACGGCTTGTCCTCGGTGCTGGTGACGCAGGACTACAACGCGGTGAAGGAGGATGAGATATGCGTGGTGGTGGGTGAGAAGGTGCAGATCTTGGCATCCAATCAACAGAACATGTGCCTGGTGTACCGGCCCGCTAACAGCCAATCGCCCGCTGCCGAAGGCTGGGTGCCGGGACACGTGCTGTCCTCAACCCGGTAA
- the kalrnb gene encoding kalirin RhoGEF kinase b isoform X3 has protein sequence MRSVRSCCSRGECFSWIIRKVCCCEGTENYPVGGSEVKSESVASLQPQASVSSLPTSSPGPKRSGTTGNTLKKWLTSPVRRLSHGKGDNANAKKPNNKQRKRDGRKSVDLGPQHEDSTEERGRRGANSGGEEEAEDEPHTPLPPPMEIIKDPSAQEEKTPEPGSFPAFGSVTASDQTPRDPETEKKNKALRGRMFVLNEMVQTEKDYVKDLGIVVEGFMRRVVEKGVPEDMTGKDKIVFGNIHQIYDWHKEFFMAELEKCLQDHDKLAELFIKHERRLHMYVIYCQNKPRSEFIVAEYDAYFEEIKQEVNSRMSISDYLIKPIQRITKYQLLLKDFLKYSTKAGLDCQEIEKAVELMFLVPKRCNDMMNLGRLQGYEGKLTAQGKLLQQDTFFVTEQDSGVLSRSKERRVFLFEQIVIFSELLRKGSSTPGYQFKKSIKVSYLSMEEHVDSDPCKFVLACRGSSERLTLQAANIDIKTEWMRSIRELLDLQSNFLTALQNPQEYQKKESGGSHSLSRQASSSSRSSSSHPSTPLKPASASNGSPVHKPSKQEEEELDEAECNGLSSVLVTQDYNAVKEDEICVVVGEKVQILASNQQNMCLVYRPANSQSPAAEGWVPGHVLSSTR, from the exons AAAACTATCCAGTAGGCGGCTCAGAGGTGAAGTCGGAGTCAGTGGCGTCTTTGCAGCCTCAGGCGTCTGTGAGCTCTCTTCCCACCAGCTCTCCTGGACCCAAACGCTCGGGAACCACCGGGAACACATTAAAGAAGTGGCTGACCAGCCCTGTCCGCCGCCTCAGCCACGGCAAAGGAGACAACGCCAACGccaaaaaacccaacaacaagCAGCGCAAACGGGACGGCCGCAAGAGCGTAGACCTGGGGCCTCAGCACGAGGACAGCACAGAGGAG AGAGGACGAAGAGGAGCGAACagcggaggagaggaggaagccGAAGACGAGCCACACACACCTCTGCCGCCGCCAATGGAGATCATCAAAGATCCCTCGGCTCAGGAGGAGAAG ACCCCTGAGCCTGGCTCTTTCCCAGCGTTTGGCAGTGTGACAGCATCTGATCAAACACCCCGAGACCCAGAAACAGAGAAGAAGAACAAAGCCTTGAGAGGCCGCAT GTTTGTGCTGAACGAGATGGTGCAGACGGAGAAGGACTATGTGAAAGATCTGGGTATAGTGGTGGAG GGTTTTATGAGGAGAGTTGTGGAGAAGGGTGTCCCAGAAGACATGACGGGAAAGGACAAGATTGTTTTTGGGAACATTCATCAAATCTACGACTGGCACAAAGA gttcttcatggctGAACTGGAGAAATGCTTGCAAGACCACGACAAACTGGCCGAGCTTTTCATCAAACAC GAGAGACGACTGCACATGTACGTGATCTACTGTCAGAACAAACCTCGCTCAGAGTTCATAGTGGCGGAGTACGATGCGTACTTTGAG GAAATAAAGCAGGAGGTCAATTCCCGAATGTCCATCAGTGATTACCTGATCAAACCCATTCAGCGCATCACCAAATATCAACTGCTACTCAAG gactTTTTGAAATACAGTACTAAGGCAGGATTGGACTGTCAGGAGATAGAG AAAGCTGTCGAACTGATGTTTCTGGTGCCCAAACGCTGCAACGATATGATGAACCTGGGCAGACTGCAGGGGTATGAG ggtaaACTGACGGCTCAAGGGAAGCTGCTTCAGCAGGACACGTTCTTCGTGACAGAGCAGGACTCAGGCGTTCTCTCCCGCAGTAAAGAGCGGCGGGTTTTCCTCTTCGAGCAGATCGTCATATTCAGTGAGCTTCTTCGCAAAGGATCCTCAACGCCTGGATACCAGTTCAAGAAGAGCATCAAG GTGAGCTATCTGAGCATGGAAGAGCATGTGGACAGTGACCCGTGTAAGTTCGTGCTGGCGTGCCGCGGTTCATCTGAGAGGCTAACGCTACAGGCTGCTAACATAGACATCAAGACGGAGTGGATGCGCAGTATACGGGAGCTGCTGGACCTGCAGAGCAACTTCCTCACAG CTCTGCAGAACCCGCAGGAGTATCAGAAGAAAGAGTCTGGAGGCTCTCACTCTCTGAGCCGCCAGGCGTCCAGCAGCAGCCGCTCCTCATCCTCACACCCGTCCACCCCACTTAAACCTGCCTCTGCCTCCAATGGAAGCCCCGTCCACAAACCCAGCAAGCAAGAGGAGGAG GAGCTGGACGAGGCGGAGTGTAACGGCTTGTCCTCGGTGCTGGTGACGCAGGACTACAACGCGGTGAAGGAGGATGAGATATGCGTGGTGGTGGGTGAGAAGGTGCAGATCTTGGCATCCAATCAACAGAACATGTGCCTGGTGTACCGGCCCGCTAACAGCCAATCGCCCGCTGCCGAAGGCTGGGTGCCGGGACACGTGCTGTCCTCAACCCGGTAA